In one window of Melospiza melodia melodia isolate bMelMel2 chromosome 21, bMelMel2.pri, whole genome shotgun sequence DNA:
- the ABHD15 gene encoding protein ABHD15 produces the protein MLSPEGLVAAAAVLVGLALLAWCLWAGRLEVPADGGEEDEDEEEEGIPFMAEEGSGHWRLLCKPSALAQHLVRSLGRSAALRGGRWLWPCWPRLQMLWQLLQPPEPEPVVARELLQLSDAGLVALDWLVGPWGAAGGGGGVSSPVLLLIPNAAGKVTGGLLQLGLRALERGFIPVIFNRRGHNGCPLTTPRLQPFGDPGDLREAVTYLRCRHPCASLLAVSEGSGSGLLLAYLGESGSSSRLAAAACLSPIFRGRDWFEARMPWLYEWPLLLHLKQGLSRYAGALAEVVDTDRLLGSRSLRELEETLFCRTRSRPTSWESYWERNEPLRDADEAAVPVLCLCSADDPVRGPPARSLPRELFRSSPYFFLLLTPHGGHCGFPRRGPGRCWAHEAVLEYFRAMAEFLRTEERRKGLPRPRRWGGPTVEPPVFTWQRSYTR, from the exons ATGCTGTCCCCGGAGGGTTTGGTGGCCGCAGCTGCGGTGCTCGTGGGGCTGGCCCTCCTAGCTTGGTGCCTGTGGGCAGGGAGGCTGGAGGTGCCTGCAGACGGGggagaggaggacgaggacgaggaggaggaggggatccCCTTCATGGCCGAGGAGGGCTCGGGGCACTGGCGGCTGCTGTGCAAGCCCTCGGCTCTGGCCCAGCACCTGGTGCGGAGCTTGGGGCGGTCGGCGGCGCTGCGGGGGGGACGCTGGCTGTGGCCGTGCTGGCCCCGGCTCCAGATGctgtggcagctcctgcagccacctGAGCCGGAGCCGGTGGTGGCCCGTGAGCTCCTGCAGCTGTCGGACGCTGGGCTGGTAGCCCTGGACTGGTTGGTGGGGCCGTGGGGGGCTGCGGGTGGCGGCGGGGGGGTCTCCAGCCCGGTGCTGCTGCTCATTCCCAACGCGGCCGGGAAGGTGACgggggggctgctgcagctggggctgcgGGCGCTGGAGCGGGGCTTCATCCCCGTCATCTTCAACCGCCGGGGCCACAATGGCTGCCCCCTGACCACCCCCCGGCTCCAGCCCTTCGGGGATCCCGGGGACCTGCGGGAGGCCGTGACCTACCTGCGGTGCCGGCACCCCTGTGCCTCCCTGCTGGCCGTCAGCGAGGGCTCGGGCTCGGGGCTGCTGCTCGCCTACCTGGGCGAGAGCGGCTCCTCCAGCCGCCTGGCCGCCGCCGCCTGCCTCTCCCCCATCTTCCGTGGCCGCGACTGGTTTGAGGCCAGGATGCCCTGGCTTTACGAGTGGCCGCTGCTCCTCCACCTCAAGCAGGGATTGAGCAG GTACGCGGGGGCCCTGGCCGAGGTGGTGGACACggacaggctcctgggcagccGCTCGCTGCGGGAGCTGGAGGAAACGCTCTTCTGCCGGACTCGGAGCCGCCCCACCAGCTGGGAGAGCTACTGGGAGCGCAACGAGCCCCTGCGCGACGCGGACGAGGCGGCGGTGCCGGTGCTGTGCCTGTGCAGCGCCGATGACCCGGTGCGCGGCCCGCCGGCCCGCAGCCTGCCCCGGGAGCTCTTCCGCAGCAGCCCCTACTTCTTCCTGCTGCTCACGCCGCACGGCGGGCACTGCGGCTTCCCCCGCCGCGGGCCGGGCCGCTGCTGGGCCCACGAGGCCGTGCTGGAATATTTCAGGGCCATGGCCGAGTTCCTGCGGACggaggagaggaggaaggggCTGCCGCGGCCGCGCAGGTGGGGGGGTCCCACGGTGGAGCCCCCCGTGTTCACCTGGCAGAGGTCCTACACGCGGTAG
- the GIT1 gene encoding ARF GTPase-activating protein GIT1 isoform X2, protein MSRKAPRAEVCADCSAPDPGWASINRGVLICDECCSVHRSLGRHISIVKHLRHSPWPATLLQMVHTLASNGANSIWEHSLLDPAQVQSGRRKANPQDKVHPTKSEFIRAKYQMLAFVHKLPCRDDDGVTAKDLSKQLHSSVRTGNLETCLRLLSLGAQANFFHPEKGTTPLHVAAKAGQILQAELLVVYGADPGAPDVNGRTPIDYARQAAQHELAERLVECQYELTDRLAFYLCGRKPDHKNGHYIIPQMADSLDLSELAKAAKKKLQALSNRLFEELAMDVYDEVDRRENDAVWLTTQNHSTLVTERSAVPFLPVNPEYSATRNQGRQKLARFNAREFATLLIDILGEAKRRQQGKSLLSPTDALDYSLRSQSDLDDQHDYDSVASDEDTDQELLRNASRNNRARSMDSSDLSDGPITLQEYLEVKKALAASEAKVQQLMKVNNSLSDELRRLQREIHKLQAENTQIRQQTGPAHPAPAPSERPEHGHPPGTAPQHRRDRQAFSMYEPGSALKPFGQPVEELVTRLQPFSPSEVEDEALYSMHIPASVYRIRKGPSASSVPFPPSSPLLSCPPDGARHMSKLDRHGSGTDSDYDNTQAGEVLISMEGKRYVELSKDEDFPHELDPLDGELDPGLPSTEDVILKTEQVTKNIQELLRAAQESKHDSFVPCSEKIHSAVTEMASLFPKKPALETVRSSLRLLNASAYRLQSECRKTVPPEPGATVDYQLLTQQVIQCAYDIAKAAKQLVTITTREKKQ, encoded by the exons ATGTCCCGGAAGGCGCCGCGGGCAGAGGTGTGCGCCGACTGCAGCGCCCCAG ACCCCGGCTGGGCGTCCATCAACCGCGGGGTGCTCATCTGTGACGAGTGCTGCAGCGTGCACCGCAGCCTGGGCCGCCACATCTCCATCGTCAAGCACCTGCGCCACAGCCCCTGGCCCGCCACCCTGCTCCag ATGGTGCACACCTTGGCGAGCAACGGGGCCAACTCCATCTGGGAGCACTCGCTGCTGGACCCAGCGCAGGTGCAGAGCGGGCGCCGGAAGGCAAACCCCCAGGACAAAGTGCA CCCCACCAAGTCGGAGTTCATCCGTGCCAAGTACCAGATGCTGGCCTTCGTCCACAAGCTGCCCTGCCGGGATGATGACGGCGTCACTGCCAAGGACCTCAGCaag CAATTGCACTCGAGCGTGCGGACGGGCAACCTGGAGACCTGCCTGCGCCTGCTCTCGCTGGGTGCCCAGGCCAACTTCTTCCACCCG GAGAAGGGCACTACCCCGCTGCACGTGGCCGCCAAGGCCGGGCAgatcctgcaggcagagctgctggtggTCTACGGTGCCGACCCTGGGGCGCCCGATGTGAACGGCCGGACCCCCATTGACTATGCCAG GCAGGCAGCCCAGCACGAGCTGGCGGAGCGGCTGGTGGAGTGCCAGTACGAGCTGACCGACCGGCTGGCCTTCTACCTCTGCGGCAGGAAGCCGG ACCACAAGAACGGGCACTACATCATCCCGCAGATGGCCGACAG CCTGGACCTCTCTGAACTGGCCAAGGCAGCCAAGAAGAAGCTGCAGGCG ctcagcaaccgCCTCTTCGAGGAGCTGGCCATGGACGTGTACGACGAGGTGGACCGTCGGGAGAACGACGCGG tctggctgACGACGCAGAACCACAGCACGCTGGTGACAGAGCGCAGCGCCGTCCCCTTCCTCCCTGTCAACCCCGAGTACTCAGCCACGCGCAACCAG ggccGGCAAAAGCTGGCCAGGTTCAACGCCAGGGAGTTTGCCACTTTGCTCATCGACATCCTCGGGGAAGCCAAGCGCCGGCAGCAAGGGAAGAGTCTGCTCAGCCCCACAG ACGCCCTCGACTACTCGCTGCGGAGCCAGAGTGACCTGGACGACCAGCACGACTACGACAGCGTCGCCTCTGACGAGGACACGGACCAGGAGCTGCTGCGCAACGCGTCCCGCAACAACCGCGCCAGG AGCATGGACTCCTCCGACCTGTCAGACGGCCCCATCACGCTGCAGGAGTACCTGGAGGTGAAGAAGGCTCTGGCAGCCTCTGAGGCCAAGGTGCAGCAGCTGATGAAGGTGAACAACAGCCTGAGCGATGAGCTGCGCCGGCTGCAGCGCGAG atCCACAAGCTGCAGGCAGAGAACACTCAGATCCGGCAGCAGACCGGCCCTGCACATCCAGCCCCAGCCCCCAGCGAGCGGCCAGAGCATGGGCACCCCCCGGGCACGGCCCCCCAGCACCGCCGGGACCGCCAGGCCTTCTCCATGTACGAGCCGGGCTCGGCGCTGAAACCCTTCGGGCAGCCCGTGGAGGAGCTGGTGACCCGGCTGCAGCCCTTCAGCCCCAGC GAGGTGGAGGACGAGGCTCTGTACTCCATGCACATCCCGGCCAGCGTGTACCGG ATCCGGAAAGGTCCATCTGCCTCCTCGGTGCCCTTCCCTCCATCCTCCCCGCTGCTCTCCTGCCCGCCTGATGGTGCCCGACACATG agcaagctggacCGGCATGGCAGCGGCACTGACAGTGACTACGACAACACACAGGCTGGTGAGGTTCTGATCAG CATGGAGGGGAAGCGGTATGTGGAGCTGAGCAAGGATGAGGATTTCCCCCACGAGCTGGACCCGCTGGACGGGGAGCTGGACCCTGGCCTGCCCAGCACGGAGGATGTCATCCTCAAAACTGAGCAGGTCACCAAGAACATCCAGGAGCTGCTGCGGGCAGCACAAGAGTCCAAGCATGATAG CTTCGTGCCCTGCTCAGAGAAGATCCACTCGGCTGTGACAGAGATGGCATCACTCTTCCCTAAG AAACCAGCCCTAGAGACGGTGCGCAGCTCCCTGCGGCTGCTCAATGCCAGCGCCTACCGGCTGCAGAGCGAGTGCCGCAAGACTGTGCCCCCCGAGCCCGGCGCCACCGTGGACTACCAGCTCCTGACCCAGCAGGTCATCCAGTGCGCCTACGACATCGCCAAGGCCGCCAAGCAGCTGGTCACCATCACCACTCGTGAGAAGAAGCAGTGA
- the GIT1 gene encoding ARF GTPase-activating protein GIT1 isoform X4, whose amino-acid sequence MSRKAPRAEVCADCSAPDPGWASINRGVLICDECCSVHRSLGRHISIVKHLRHSPWPATLLQMVHTLASNGANSIWEHSLLDPAQVQSGRRKANPQDKVHPTKSEFIRAKYQMLAFVHKLPCRDDDGVTAKDLSKQLHSSVRTGNLETCLRLLSLGAQANFFHPEKGTTPLHVAAKAGQILQAELLVVYGADPGAPDVNGRTPIDYARQAAQHELAERLVECQYELTDRLAFYLCGRKPDHKNGHYIIPQMADSLDLSELAKAAKKKLQALSNRLFEELAMDVYDEVDRRENDAVWLTTQNHSTLVTERSAVPFLPVNPEYSATRNQGRQKLARFNAREFATLLIDILGEAKRRQQGKSLLSPTDALDYSLRSQSDLDDQHDYDSVASDEDTDQELLRNASRNNRARSMDSSDLSDGPITLQEYLEVKKALAASEAKVQQLMKVNNSLSDELRRLQREIHKLQAENTQIRQQTGPAHPAPAPSERPEHGHPPGTAPQHRRDRQAFSMYEPGSALKPFGQPVEELVTRLQPFSPSIRKGPSASSVPFPPSSPLLSCPPDGARHMSKLDRHGSGTDSDYDNTQAGEVLISMEGKRYVELSKDEDFPHELDPLDGELDPGLPSTEDVILKTEQVTKNIQELLRAAQESKHDSFVPCSEKIHSAVTEMASLFPKKPALETVRSSLRLLNASAYRLQSECRKTVPPEPGATVDYQLLTQQVIQCAYDIAKAAKQLVTITTREKKQ is encoded by the exons ATGTCCCGGAAGGCGCCGCGGGCAGAGGTGTGCGCCGACTGCAGCGCCCCAG ACCCCGGCTGGGCGTCCATCAACCGCGGGGTGCTCATCTGTGACGAGTGCTGCAGCGTGCACCGCAGCCTGGGCCGCCACATCTCCATCGTCAAGCACCTGCGCCACAGCCCCTGGCCCGCCACCCTGCTCCag ATGGTGCACACCTTGGCGAGCAACGGGGCCAACTCCATCTGGGAGCACTCGCTGCTGGACCCAGCGCAGGTGCAGAGCGGGCGCCGGAAGGCAAACCCCCAGGACAAAGTGCA CCCCACCAAGTCGGAGTTCATCCGTGCCAAGTACCAGATGCTGGCCTTCGTCCACAAGCTGCCCTGCCGGGATGATGACGGCGTCACTGCCAAGGACCTCAGCaag CAATTGCACTCGAGCGTGCGGACGGGCAACCTGGAGACCTGCCTGCGCCTGCTCTCGCTGGGTGCCCAGGCCAACTTCTTCCACCCG GAGAAGGGCACTACCCCGCTGCACGTGGCCGCCAAGGCCGGGCAgatcctgcaggcagagctgctggtggTCTACGGTGCCGACCCTGGGGCGCCCGATGTGAACGGCCGGACCCCCATTGACTATGCCAG GCAGGCAGCCCAGCACGAGCTGGCGGAGCGGCTGGTGGAGTGCCAGTACGAGCTGACCGACCGGCTGGCCTTCTACCTCTGCGGCAGGAAGCCGG ACCACAAGAACGGGCACTACATCATCCCGCAGATGGCCGACAG CCTGGACCTCTCTGAACTGGCCAAGGCAGCCAAGAAGAAGCTGCAGGCG ctcagcaaccgCCTCTTCGAGGAGCTGGCCATGGACGTGTACGACGAGGTGGACCGTCGGGAGAACGACGCGG tctggctgACGACGCAGAACCACAGCACGCTGGTGACAGAGCGCAGCGCCGTCCCCTTCCTCCCTGTCAACCCCGAGTACTCAGCCACGCGCAACCAG ggccGGCAAAAGCTGGCCAGGTTCAACGCCAGGGAGTTTGCCACTTTGCTCATCGACATCCTCGGGGAAGCCAAGCGCCGGCAGCAAGGGAAGAGTCTGCTCAGCCCCACAG ACGCCCTCGACTACTCGCTGCGGAGCCAGAGTGACCTGGACGACCAGCACGACTACGACAGCGTCGCCTCTGACGAGGACACGGACCAGGAGCTGCTGCGCAACGCGTCCCGCAACAACCGCGCCAGG AGCATGGACTCCTCCGACCTGTCAGACGGCCCCATCACGCTGCAGGAGTACCTGGAGGTGAAGAAGGCTCTGGCAGCCTCTGAGGCCAAGGTGCAGCAGCTGATGAAGGTGAACAACAGCCTGAGCGATGAGCTGCGCCGGCTGCAGCGCGAG atCCACAAGCTGCAGGCAGAGAACACTCAGATCCGGCAGCAGACCGGCCCTGCACATCCAGCCCCAGCCCCCAGCGAGCGGCCAGAGCATGGGCACCCCCCGGGCACGGCCCCCCAGCACCGCCGGGACCGCCAGGCCTTCTCCATGTACGAGCCGGGCTCGGCGCTGAAACCCTTCGGGCAGCCCGTGGAGGAGCTGGTGACCCGGCTGCAGCCCTTCAGCCCCAGC ATCCGGAAAGGTCCATCTGCCTCCTCGGTGCCCTTCCCTCCATCCTCCCCGCTGCTCTCCTGCCCGCCTGATGGTGCCCGACACATG agcaagctggacCGGCATGGCAGCGGCACTGACAGTGACTACGACAACACACAGGCTGGTGAGGTTCTGATCAG CATGGAGGGGAAGCGGTATGTGGAGCTGAGCAAGGATGAGGATTTCCCCCACGAGCTGGACCCGCTGGACGGGGAGCTGGACCCTGGCCTGCCCAGCACGGAGGATGTCATCCTCAAAACTGAGCAGGTCACCAAGAACATCCAGGAGCTGCTGCGGGCAGCACAAGAGTCCAAGCATGATAG CTTCGTGCCCTGCTCAGAGAAGATCCACTCGGCTGTGACAGAGATGGCATCACTCTTCCCTAAG AAACCAGCCCTAGAGACGGTGCGCAGCTCCCTGCGGCTGCTCAATGCCAGCGCCTACCGGCTGCAGAGCGAGTGCCGCAAGACTGTGCCCCCCGAGCCCGGCGCCACCGTGGACTACCAGCTCCTGACCCAGCAGGTCATCCAGTGCGCCTACGACATCGCCAAGGCCGCCAAGCAGCTGGTCACCATCACCACTCGTGAGAAGAAGCAGTGA
- the GIT1 gene encoding ARF GTPase-activating protein GIT1 isoform X3, whose amino-acid sequence MSRKAPRAEVCADCSAPDPGWASINRGVLICDECCSVHRSLGRHISIVKHLRHSPWPATLLQMVHTLASNGANSIWEHSLLDPAQVQSGRRKANPQDKVHPTKSEFIRAKYQMLAFVHKLPCRDDDGVTAKDLSKQLHSSVRTGNLETCLRLLSLGAQANFFHPEKGTTPLHVAAKAGQILQAELLVVYGADPGAPDVNGRTPIDYARQAAQHELAERLVECQYELTDRLAFYLCGRKPDHKNGHYIIPQMADRVRPKCMAQSLDLSELAKAAKKKLQALSNRLFEELAMDVYDEVDRRENDAVWLTTQNHSTLVTERSAVPFLPVNPEYSATRNQGRQKLARFNAREFATLLIDILGEAKRRQQGKSLLSPTDALDYSLRSQSDLDDQHDYDSVASDEDTDQELLRNASRNNRARSMDSSDLSDGPITLQEYLEVKKALAASEAKVQQLMKVNNSLSDELRRLQREIHKLQAENTQIRQQTGPAHPAPAPSERPEHGHPPGTAPQHRRDRQAFSMYEPGSALKPFGQPVEELVTRLQPFSPSIRKGPSASSVPFPPSSPLLSCPPDGARHMSKLDRHGSGTDSDYDNTQAGEVLISMEGKRYVELSKDEDFPHELDPLDGELDPGLPSTEDVILKTEQVTKNIQELLRAAQESKHDSFVPCSEKIHSAVTEMASLFPKKPALETVRSSLRLLNASAYRLQSECRKTVPPEPGATVDYQLLTQQVIQCAYDIAKAAKQLVTITTREKKQ is encoded by the exons ATGTCCCGGAAGGCGCCGCGGGCAGAGGTGTGCGCCGACTGCAGCGCCCCAG ACCCCGGCTGGGCGTCCATCAACCGCGGGGTGCTCATCTGTGACGAGTGCTGCAGCGTGCACCGCAGCCTGGGCCGCCACATCTCCATCGTCAAGCACCTGCGCCACAGCCCCTGGCCCGCCACCCTGCTCCag ATGGTGCACACCTTGGCGAGCAACGGGGCCAACTCCATCTGGGAGCACTCGCTGCTGGACCCAGCGCAGGTGCAGAGCGGGCGCCGGAAGGCAAACCCCCAGGACAAAGTGCA CCCCACCAAGTCGGAGTTCATCCGTGCCAAGTACCAGATGCTGGCCTTCGTCCACAAGCTGCCCTGCCGGGATGATGACGGCGTCACTGCCAAGGACCTCAGCaag CAATTGCACTCGAGCGTGCGGACGGGCAACCTGGAGACCTGCCTGCGCCTGCTCTCGCTGGGTGCCCAGGCCAACTTCTTCCACCCG GAGAAGGGCACTACCCCGCTGCACGTGGCCGCCAAGGCCGGGCAgatcctgcaggcagagctgctggtggTCTACGGTGCCGACCCTGGGGCGCCCGATGTGAACGGCCGGACCCCCATTGACTATGCCAG GCAGGCAGCCCAGCACGAGCTGGCGGAGCGGCTGGTGGAGTGCCAGTACGAGCTGACCGACCGGCTGGCCTTCTACCTCTGCGGCAGGAAGCCGG ACCACAAGAACGGGCACTACATCATCCCGCAGATGGCCGACAG GGTGCGCCCAAAGTGCATGGCACAGAG CCTGGACCTCTCTGAACTGGCCAAGGCAGCCAAGAAGAAGCTGCAGGCG ctcagcaaccgCCTCTTCGAGGAGCTGGCCATGGACGTGTACGACGAGGTGGACCGTCGGGAGAACGACGCGG tctggctgACGACGCAGAACCACAGCACGCTGGTGACAGAGCGCAGCGCCGTCCCCTTCCTCCCTGTCAACCCCGAGTACTCAGCCACGCGCAACCAG ggccGGCAAAAGCTGGCCAGGTTCAACGCCAGGGAGTTTGCCACTTTGCTCATCGACATCCTCGGGGAAGCCAAGCGCCGGCAGCAAGGGAAGAGTCTGCTCAGCCCCACAG ACGCCCTCGACTACTCGCTGCGGAGCCAGAGTGACCTGGACGACCAGCACGACTACGACAGCGTCGCCTCTGACGAGGACACGGACCAGGAGCTGCTGCGCAACGCGTCCCGCAACAACCGCGCCAGG AGCATGGACTCCTCCGACCTGTCAGACGGCCCCATCACGCTGCAGGAGTACCTGGAGGTGAAGAAGGCTCTGGCAGCCTCTGAGGCCAAGGTGCAGCAGCTGATGAAGGTGAACAACAGCCTGAGCGATGAGCTGCGCCGGCTGCAGCGCGAG atCCACAAGCTGCAGGCAGAGAACACTCAGATCCGGCAGCAGACCGGCCCTGCACATCCAGCCCCAGCCCCCAGCGAGCGGCCAGAGCATGGGCACCCCCCGGGCACGGCCCCCCAGCACCGCCGGGACCGCCAGGCCTTCTCCATGTACGAGCCGGGCTCGGCGCTGAAACCCTTCGGGCAGCCCGTGGAGGAGCTGGTGACCCGGCTGCAGCCCTTCAGCCCCAGC ATCCGGAAAGGTCCATCTGCCTCCTCGGTGCCCTTCCCTCCATCCTCCCCGCTGCTCTCCTGCCCGCCTGATGGTGCCCGACACATG agcaagctggacCGGCATGGCAGCGGCACTGACAGTGACTACGACAACACACAGGCTGGTGAGGTTCTGATCAG CATGGAGGGGAAGCGGTATGTGGAGCTGAGCAAGGATGAGGATTTCCCCCACGAGCTGGACCCGCTGGACGGGGAGCTGGACCCTGGCCTGCCCAGCACGGAGGATGTCATCCTCAAAACTGAGCAGGTCACCAAGAACATCCAGGAGCTGCTGCGGGCAGCACAAGAGTCCAAGCATGATAG CTTCGTGCCCTGCTCAGAGAAGATCCACTCGGCTGTGACAGAGATGGCATCACTCTTCCCTAAG AAACCAGCCCTAGAGACGGTGCGCAGCTCCCTGCGGCTGCTCAATGCCAGCGCCTACCGGCTGCAGAGCGAGTGCCGCAAGACTGTGCCCCCCGAGCCCGGCGCCACCGTGGACTACCAGCTCCTGACCCAGCAGGTCATCCAGTGCGCCTACGACATCGCCAAGGCCGCCAAGCAGCTGGTCACCATCACCACTCGTGAGAAGAAGCAGTGA
- the GIT1 gene encoding ARF GTPase-activating protein GIT1 isoform X1: MSRKAPRAEVCADCSAPDPGWASINRGVLICDECCSVHRSLGRHISIVKHLRHSPWPATLLQMVHTLASNGANSIWEHSLLDPAQVQSGRRKANPQDKVHPTKSEFIRAKYQMLAFVHKLPCRDDDGVTAKDLSKQLHSSVRTGNLETCLRLLSLGAQANFFHPEKGTTPLHVAAKAGQILQAELLVVYGADPGAPDVNGRTPIDYARQAAQHELAERLVECQYELTDRLAFYLCGRKPDHKNGHYIIPQMADRVRPKCMAQSLDLSELAKAAKKKLQALSNRLFEELAMDVYDEVDRRENDAVWLTTQNHSTLVTERSAVPFLPVNPEYSATRNQGRQKLARFNAREFATLLIDILGEAKRRQQGKSLLSPTDALDYSLRSQSDLDDQHDYDSVASDEDTDQELLRNASRNNRARSMDSSDLSDGPITLQEYLEVKKALAASEAKVQQLMKVNNSLSDELRRLQREIHKLQAENTQIRQQTGPAHPAPAPSERPEHGHPPGTAPQHRRDRQAFSMYEPGSALKPFGQPVEELVTRLQPFSPSEVEDEALYSMHIPASVYRIRKGPSASSVPFPPSSPLLSCPPDGARHMSKLDRHGSGTDSDYDNTQAGEVLISMEGKRYVELSKDEDFPHELDPLDGELDPGLPSTEDVILKTEQVTKNIQELLRAAQESKHDSFVPCSEKIHSAVTEMASLFPKKPALETVRSSLRLLNASAYRLQSECRKTVPPEPGATVDYQLLTQQVIQCAYDIAKAAKQLVTITTREKKQ, encoded by the exons ATGTCCCGGAAGGCGCCGCGGGCAGAGGTGTGCGCCGACTGCAGCGCCCCAG ACCCCGGCTGGGCGTCCATCAACCGCGGGGTGCTCATCTGTGACGAGTGCTGCAGCGTGCACCGCAGCCTGGGCCGCCACATCTCCATCGTCAAGCACCTGCGCCACAGCCCCTGGCCCGCCACCCTGCTCCag ATGGTGCACACCTTGGCGAGCAACGGGGCCAACTCCATCTGGGAGCACTCGCTGCTGGACCCAGCGCAGGTGCAGAGCGGGCGCCGGAAGGCAAACCCCCAGGACAAAGTGCA CCCCACCAAGTCGGAGTTCATCCGTGCCAAGTACCAGATGCTGGCCTTCGTCCACAAGCTGCCCTGCCGGGATGATGACGGCGTCACTGCCAAGGACCTCAGCaag CAATTGCACTCGAGCGTGCGGACGGGCAACCTGGAGACCTGCCTGCGCCTGCTCTCGCTGGGTGCCCAGGCCAACTTCTTCCACCCG GAGAAGGGCACTACCCCGCTGCACGTGGCCGCCAAGGCCGGGCAgatcctgcaggcagagctgctggtggTCTACGGTGCCGACCCTGGGGCGCCCGATGTGAACGGCCGGACCCCCATTGACTATGCCAG GCAGGCAGCCCAGCACGAGCTGGCGGAGCGGCTGGTGGAGTGCCAGTACGAGCTGACCGACCGGCTGGCCTTCTACCTCTGCGGCAGGAAGCCGG ACCACAAGAACGGGCACTACATCATCCCGCAGATGGCCGACAG GGTGCGCCCAAAGTGCATGGCACAGAG CCTGGACCTCTCTGAACTGGCCAAGGCAGCCAAGAAGAAGCTGCAGGCG ctcagcaaccgCCTCTTCGAGGAGCTGGCCATGGACGTGTACGACGAGGTGGACCGTCGGGAGAACGACGCGG tctggctgACGACGCAGAACCACAGCACGCTGGTGACAGAGCGCAGCGCCGTCCCCTTCCTCCCTGTCAACCCCGAGTACTCAGCCACGCGCAACCAG ggccGGCAAAAGCTGGCCAGGTTCAACGCCAGGGAGTTTGCCACTTTGCTCATCGACATCCTCGGGGAAGCCAAGCGCCGGCAGCAAGGGAAGAGTCTGCTCAGCCCCACAG ACGCCCTCGACTACTCGCTGCGGAGCCAGAGTGACCTGGACGACCAGCACGACTACGACAGCGTCGCCTCTGACGAGGACACGGACCAGGAGCTGCTGCGCAACGCGTCCCGCAACAACCGCGCCAGG AGCATGGACTCCTCCGACCTGTCAGACGGCCCCATCACGCTGCAGGAGTACCTGGAGGTGAAGAAGGCTCTGGCAGCCTCTGAGGCCAAGGTGCAGCAGCTGATGAAGGTGAACAACAGCCTGAGCGATGAGCTGCGCCGGCTGCAGCGCGAG atCCACAAGCTGCAGGCAGAGAACACTCAGATCCGGCAGCAGACCGGCCCTGCACATCCAGCCCCAGCCCCCAGCGAGCGGCCAGAGCATGGGCACCCCCCGGGCACGGCCCCCCAGCACCGCCGGGACCGCCAGGCCTTCTCCATGTACGAGCCGGGCTCGGCGCTGAAACCCTTCGGGCAGCCCGTGGAGGAGCTGGTGACCCGGCTGCAGCCCTTCAGCCCCAGC GAGGTGGAGGACGAGGCTCTGTACTCCATGCACATCCCGGCCAGCGTGTACCGG ATCCGGAAAGGTCCATCTGCCTCCTCGGTGCCCTTCCCTCCATCCTCCCCGCTGCTCTCCTGCCCGCCTGATGGTGCCCGACACATG agcaagctggacCGGCATGGCAGCGGCACTGACAGTGACTACGACAACACACAGGCTGGTGAGGTTCTGATCAG CATGGAGGGGAAGCGGTATGTGGAGCTGAGCAAGGATGAGGATTTCCCCCACGAGCTGGACCCGCTGGACGGGGAGCTGGACCCTGGCCTGCCCAGCACGGAGGATGTCATCCTCAAAACTGAGCAGGTCACCAAGAACATCCAGGAGCTGCTGCGGGCAGCACAAGAGTCCAAGCATGATAG CTTCGTGCCCTGCTCAGAGAAGATCCACTCGGCTGTGACAGAGATGGCATCACTCTTCCCTAAG AAACCAGCCCTAGAGACGGTGCGCAGCTCCCTGCGGCTGCTCAATGCCAGCGCCTACCGGCTGCAGAGCGAGTGCCGCAAGACTGTGCCCCCCGAGCCCGGCGCCACCGTGGACTACCAGCTCCTGACCCAGCAGGTCATCCAGTGCGCCTACGACATCGCCAAGGCCGCCAAGCAGCTGGTCACCATCACCACTCGTGAGAAGAAGCAGTGA